A segment of the Dunckerocampus dactyliophorus isolate RoL2022-P2 chromosome 19, RoL_Ddac_1.1, whole genome shotgun sequence genome:
GAGTATACGTGACAAGTATACGTGACGAGTATACGTGACAAGTATACGTGATGAGTATATGTGACAAGTATACGTGACGAGTATACATGACGAGTATATGTGACGAGTATACATGACGAGTATACGTGATGAGTATACGTGATGAGTATATGTGACAAGTATACGTGACGAGTATACATGACGAGTATATGTGACGAGTATACATGACGAGTATACGTGATGAGTATACGTGATGAGTATATGTGACAAGTATACGTGACGAGTATACATGACGAGTATATGTGACGAGTATACATGACGAGTATACGTGATGAGTATACGTGATGAGTATATGTGACGAGTATACATGACGAGTATACGTGACGAGTATACGTGACGAGTATACGTGACAAGTATATGTGACGAGTATACGTGacaaatatactgtacgttACAAGTATACGTGACGAGTATACGTGACGAGTATACGTTACAAGTATACGTTACAAGTATACGTGACGAGTATATGTGACAAGTATACGTGACGAGTATACGTGACGAGTATATGTGACGAGTATACGTGACAAGTATATGTGACGAGTATACGTGATGAGTATATGTGACGAGTATACATGACAAGTATATGTGACGAGTATACATGACAAGTATACGTTACGAGTATACATGACGAGTATACGTGACGAGTATACATGACGAGTATATGTGACGAGTATACGCACATCAGGTGAAGCACCAAGGGTGAGACCAAGTGCTGAAGTTGAAATGTCCAAACCATTtagttttcttttgtttaatgaggaaaaaatgacaCACAACCAAACTCCGCCCAGGCCAACCTCCTGCTTATGCCTCCATGTGTTCGCGAATATTCACGCGATCCCTAGAAATTACGGAAAAGGTCAGTAACGACCGCAAACGACAAGAATGATCTGCCCATGCCGTAAAATCTTATGAATTTCTGGAAATTTTAACTGCgattaaaacaaagcaaaggaTGCTTGTTGACTAAATTTCCTTCATAaacaaatgaaatgattatttttctgtatttgtcATGAAccatgaatgttctgaacttctGTTTCCTCtcctttgtgttgtgttgagcGGGACACGATTAACCAACAATTCATTCCTCGCAATTAATGAATTAGtttctaaaaacaaacaagttcAAATCAGATCCATACacgtttcttctttttaataacaGTCATGAACAAGTcccaaaagcaacaacaaacaaGGGGCTGCCATCTAACGGCTCGTCTTTTGTCCCACGGAGGCTTTACTACAGGACGACACCAAGCGGGAGGAACGTGAGGAATGCCACCATCCCtctaagtgtgtgcgtgtgtgtgtgtgtgtgtgtgtgtgtgtgcgtgtgcgtgtgtgtgcgcgtgtgtgagaATAACAGGAAGTGTGTAACAGTAGACGAGCTGCAATGCAGTCAAACACTTCCTATAAGTTGCATAACAGCTGCTGTTAATGTAAAAGAAATGCCGTAATATGTTGCGTAACACCACCATGTCACCCAAAACCTGTGAGAGATCAAAGGTTCAGGTCCTCTCTCCATCATCGtggtcctcctcctccccctaaAAAGGCTGCCGCTGGCTCACTGACCCAAAAAGCTTGGCTCCGCTTCCCCTCTACCGACTTTCCATCCCTTTTGCGATCCCAAAAGGCATTCTCCCAGTGACCGCACTTTGGGATTCTTGGCTGACAGCGGCCAGTCTGTCCTTTCTCCTTCTGTGTTTGAAGATAATGCCCACCGGGTTTTGACGGGAAAGGGATCTAATAAAGAACGCTCTGTAATACCAGTCTTATGGGATCCAGTACAAGATCACGATGCCCGCTTCTGATTGACACGAGCCTCTTTTATTTTGGCACAGAAAATATGCTGCTGAAAAGTAAACCCGGCATTTATTCACcggtgccttttacacagaagccACTGGCACTGTGGAATGAATACCCTCACGCGCAGGCGCCGTCCCTCCTCTGTTCCAGCTTGGAAAATAACGTTAAAGCTGACAAATTCGTCCTGCTCATACGGAGCAGTGACACTGGAgaagaaaggtggaaaaaaggtaGCGTGAAAGGGGCTCCTGACAGGAAGCAAAGTTACATGTTGCACTCTCTTTTTACACAGAAATTGCTGAAGAACAGTCCATCCAGCATTTATTTGCCTGtatttttacacagaacccgCCGTCAGCGTACGGTGACGTATAAAATACTTGTCGCAAAGCGGGAAGAGGGCGAGAGAACTGAGCGTCCTGCCTTTTCTGTCCTGCGTCTGTCCAGCTCTGCAGGAGTTCTGCTACGGCTCTTGTACTGGATCTCATGAGACGGCTCTGGTGTACCCGATATTTGGTGGCAATGTAGAAAATCACATTGTCTTTTTGGCGATGTGAGATACACATGACATCCTgaagtgacacaaaaaaagtacaCGATGCAAACAAAAATGGAGACTTTCTTCCGAAATGTCCCGATCACAAAAGTCAGTACGGGTTTTGTGTCAGCGCTAAGCCCATCCGTCGTCCTCCTGCCTCCTCAGCTACATTTGCAAGACTTGACGATCATGTTGGACAACTGCTCCACTTTGGGGGTCCGTCCAGAGTAGTAGAGGATGGTGAGGGGTTCCAGTTCATGGGGGACGCAGCAAGGCGAGGCCGAGGCTTCCGGGTTGAGGGTGTTGTACAGGCTCAGCAACTAAGAGTACAAACACAAAACCATATTTGTGTTCAAGGAAATCTCAAAGTGTTTCTTTGGTGTTTTTACGATTGGCGTTACAGTGGACCCCCAAAACCTGAACACAACATGTGCCAGGACACTTTGGATTTGGTTGGCTTTAGGATTTCTCCCATGACAAATGCTGTAATGGAATAGAACGTCTCAGCTCATTAGAACGTGTTTAGGCTCCCAACGATGCTAAATAAATGAGTgaattaaatgcatttattgatgcaatatatcattggccaattccatacatccattttcctgcgcttatccgggtccaggtcgtGGGGTCGGCAGTCTCAggagggaagtccagacttcccggtccccagccgcctcttccagctccaccaggaggacaccaaggcgttcccaggccagctgtgagacataatccctgcagcgtgtcctaggtctgccctggggcctcctgGATGggcatgccctgaacacctcaccagggaggcaccAGGGAGGCAtgcggactagatgcccgagccacctcaactggctcctctccatgtgaaggagcagcggctctactctgagctcctcccggatgagcGAGCCCCTCACCtgatctcttagggtgagtccagccgccctacggaggaaactcatttcatccgcgatctcgttctttcggtcacgacccaaagctcatgaccataggtgagggtgggaacctAGATGGGGAGGTAAATTGGGAACCTTCCTGCTCAATtgtctcttcaccacgacggtccggtgcagcgaccgcattactgcagacgctgcgccgatccgcctgtcgacctcacgctccatcGTTCCCACTCTGGTGAACAAGactccgagatacttgaactcctccacctgggcaggacctcattcccaaccattggccaattttgcccagtattttagaaacggatgtagcttggctaacttttctagaGCGCTATGATTTCCGCGTTGACGGAATTGTGGAATTGGCCATTAAAAATGGAAATCTACCGTTTAATCTAAAGGCAGAATCTCGCAGAAATGGACATGTTGTGAATAAAGTGCTGTCATCACGAGGAGAAGGAACGtctgtgtggggaagtatttcctcggTGGACCGTTTGTTAGTTTGGAATCAGTGTTTATAAAACGTgccatataaataaagtggatcaGATTGTATTGAAATATCTAATATTTCATCAAAAGACgatgcagtttgaatttgaggtagcgcaaaataacaaatgaacatttcaggagcGACACGTTTTTATCCAAACCTCAGTTATTTTAACGAAAAGGTTTTCTGTCTGGTCTGtacttgctagctcagcagacagataacaggttctcaataaacACTCTGGCTGAATTTTATTAGCATTAGCCATTTTACATGGCGATGTccaacacctccaaatatgacaattcAATAGATGACTGAGGTGTGCGTGAACATGCTGACCGCttctaaggctcaacaagagacagctTGGCACATTGAGCAGCGTAATGGCAGTAGACTACAGTGCTAAGAAACTTCGCTGGTCTTCTATAACAGCGGATTTCATTGCAGAGCGTTGTCGCCACCTATAGAGGAATTAATAGACGACAAAATTCCCTTCGGAAAACAACTGCAAGATTAAGAATGGCGAACCGCTGAAAAGGGACCCatcagttgagaatcactgagaGTGGTGAGCTTTGAATCCTTTTGTTCTACGCCACTTTTTATTCCCTTTCCATTGAATTCATCCCAATGTGACATGGACAGCTTTCAGCCAACCAATGGACGGACAGCACTGTCTCACGCCACACCCCACAAGCCTACCAGAGCACACACTGTGAGTAGAACCACGCCAAAGATTGGAATTTAGGACTCTTGGGGGATCTTTAATCGAATGGTTTCCCTGTAATGGAAATGCAGTACACAATGCGCACCATAACGAACCCAACTGAACCGTAGCGCTCGGTGGAAACGAGGCTAATAGATCTGCTGATCTTCCATATTCTTTGTTAAGATTCATTAGCGTTCCGTGTGTCCTCCTACGAATGTTTCTTACCGAGCTGTGTGGCGTGTCCGAGCTCCTCAGGTAGGGGCATGGCCCTGAGCAGTAGTTGGCATCGTAGCCGCTGGGTTCATGGATCCACTTCCAGTTCAGGTCGCGCCGGAAATCGATGTGGAGGCGGCGAACGCAGCAGCTCTCCTCGGTGTTTCTGTGCCAGCACGACAGGTGGATGCATTATTTTCTAACGTAACCCAAAGCACATCCCTCGTCTTGACTCCGTCCTTACGAGAAGCAGTAGTTGGTGTCCAGCGCTCTCTTGCGTCTGTGTGTGGACTGCTTGTCCAGGCGATGAGGCGGGATCATCATGAGGATCAAATGAGGCAGGTTCTGCTCCTTGAGCCTCTTCAGGTGGCTGAGGTCCAAGCGACTTTGCTCCTCCTCTCCATCCACACCTTTAAACCAGAAGAACGTGTGGTGACTTTTCTaatgacacacacaaaacctacCTTGAAGTCAGGACTACCTTTGAACTTGACCTCCAGAACCTCATTCTCGTTGTCGATGATGTCGCCATTCGGGCTGAAGGTGTGGCAGGGACAGTGCACGCTGATTTCTAGACCCAGATTGCTTCCTGGTGACAAAGAGCACGGTCAAACCACAAGGTTGCGCACTAGAGGACAATACGCTGTCGTAGTTACCTCTGTTCAGCAGCCATTCTCTTACTGTTTCAGTCACGTCAAAGGAGACCCATTCAGGAGTCCCTTTGGTCAGCACGTTCTTGGCGCTGATGTAGCGTTGCTTCCTGATGTGTTCGTTGGGCCTCACAATCTGTAAAGCGACACAACGTAAGCCACGGTGCAGCTAATTACTGTAGAAGTAGCCATAGGTCCGCAGTCCTCCGCCTCGCATCTTGCCGCCGCTATCAGCCGGAAGTGTGTGGTGGCCGGCTAGCTCAATAGCGGTGTCCGGTACTCCGCTGTTTAGTCATGTCTCagtgaaaatgatgacattgcTGTCCAAAAGTCTTCTACTGTGGGTGATGTGGAATCGTAACCcatccattttattcactaaagacCGCGCCCTAGCATGAAAAATGTTTGGCAAGGAAAGTCTGTGCAGTGTGCTAGCTTGCTGTTAGCTAGTATTCCTCCCCGCCtttgtagtcagaatggtacaaacttgatcacatgacattttcatatgattcgacaGCGAGATTGacagtcgaatcagactcctccaaatCGACTCGTCGAATAGTCTTCAGTCGTTTGTCAATCTATCAGGTCCAATTATGTTTGATGCCAAATAGTTCCGGAGTAAACGCGTGTTCGTACACGACCACAGTTTTCCATAGGAAGTGCAGATGACCTCCATGTTTGTCCACCTATTGGCGGTCCATAAAAAGGCCTTAGAGCTGTTAGCCATCGCTCTACATTGGATTTGGCGTGGGCATGTACTCTTGGAGTGCCCGTTTGGGAAATGAAACGCATGTGCCGTGAAGAAGTCATTACATTGGCGGGGCCCAATCTGTTTGATATTACCGATTGTAATTATCTTTGGATTGGTCCCTCATGCTGAGGACATTGAAAGAAAATAACAGGAGAGACTTAATGACATTTCCTGAGACAAGTGTGTTACATAATTCCACTTGGCGTTCAAGAGAGTCCCTTTCACTGTTTAAGATTAGCGTCTTAAATATCAAACCAAAATGGGGGACACATGAGAAGTACAATAACCCAGCCCAGGCTCTGCAAAGCGGGCCTGGAACCGCCGTCTCATTGTCAGGATGGATTCGGACCATTTCATCTGTGTAATGGCAGTTTTCTTCTTTGCTACTCAAGTAGGAAAAGATCCAGGGATTGTCGACTGGCAAGACTGCAAGACTTCTTGGTTGTGATTAAAAAGCAACATCCAACACTTAGAGATAAGATGAGCTTATGTAGGGTTAGCAGTATTTGGAAGTTCCTGCTCCGATCTGAACCAGAGAGAAGGTCTTCTGGTTCGGTAGTAGGACAGCTCAGCAGTACCTTCTACGCACCTGGTAGAGCTCGATCCGCTGCTCGTTCCGCCTGGCTCTCGCGTTCGGAACCCGCAGTGCTCGAAACTCTGCCCTGAAGAGGTTGGTCGAGTTTCTCTCCATGGCCGAGACGTTGAAGCGGAACACCTTGGAGGTGATCCCCTTTGGGCAGTAGGACAGATCATCTGGAACACCATGTGTCAAATAGTTCACGTGTTACGAACAACTTCGGGACCAGAATTATACTTTAAAGCCTTTTTTAAACTAGAACCGTCCCCTCCGCCCCAATTAGTACAGTCCTCTTTGTCTGTTcttcatgaaccaggaagtagcctgatagcaaaaaaaatctgaaaagatcattgcacttttttttttttgcaatggaattgtaataatgttgtaatagcaatgTATTTGCTAGCTTCCTACCTGACATCATGAcgttgtgatg
Coding sequences within it:
- the LOC129172678 gene encoding transforming growth factor beta-3 proprotein-like: MHAGKALLCVLLLLHCATLSSPLSTCATVDMDHIKRKRVEAIRGQILSKLRLTSPPHSQGPAKIPYQVQALYNSTKELLEELGRHRQETCGPDNTETEYYAKEIYKFNTVYGPTESNDLSYCPKGITSKVFRFNVSAMERNSTNLFRAEFRALRVPNARARRNEQRIELYQIVRPNEHIRKQRYISAKNVLTKGTPEWVSFDVTETVREWLLNRGSNLGLEISVHCPCHTFSPNGDIIDNENEVLEVKFKGVDGEEEQSRLDLSHLKRLKEQNLPHLILMMIPPHRLDKQSTHRRKRALDTNYCFSNTEESCCVRRLHIDFRRDLNWKWIHEPSGYDANYCSGPCPYLRSSDTPHSSLLSLYNTLNPEASASPCCVPHELEPLTILYYSGRTPKVEQLSNMIVKSCKCS